The proteins below come from a single Tachysurus fulvidraco isolate hzauxx_2018 chromosome 26, HZAU_PFXX_2.0, whole genome shotgun sequence genomic window:
- the LOC113655177 gene encoding histone H4 transcription factor, which translates to MAPPGKRAPRREDFELELACEWGSCQETFGGMEEFCQHVETHYQDLAAESEDPDIPDEVHSCLWQDCGFCSVECDGELLRHMLFHCYHTKLKQWGSAMLKAHPDMGNCSVGLQNRNIVPEVQESFLCLWEHCEMNMDNPEWFYRHVEMHAHCLEVNKENVLFCGWKDCEASFKGRFKLREHMRSHTQEKLVACPTCGGMFANNTKFFDHIRRQTSIEGQRFQCSHCSKRFATERLLRDHMRNHVNHYKCPLCDMTCPSPSSLRNHIKFRHSNEKPYSCDYCEYSCKNLIDLRKHLETHSSEPAYHCDFADCDYSTRSLHSIKNHYKRVHEGDYTPRYKCHVCEQCFTRGNNLTAHLRKKHQFKWPSGHPRFRYKEHEDGFMRLQLIRYESVELTEQLMRERQGEGDSSESVPQTQCLQSVEESGETELPVTADENTKLNTRRDRERDYRTQEDQGNVFMDHTSEMDSNREETVMRQLQDTAKKLGMEVV; encoded by the exons ATGGCTCCTCCAGGCAAACGTGCCCCTCGTAGAGAAGATTTTGAGCTGGAGCTAGCTTGTGAGTGGGGTTCGTGCCAGGAGACGTTTGGTGGGATGGAGGAGTTCTGCCAGCATGTGGAAACTCATTATCAAGATCTTGCTGCAGAGAGCGAGGACCCGGATATACCAG acgAGGTACATAGCTGCCTGTGGCAGGACTGTGGCTTCTGCTCAGTGGAGTGTGATGGAGAGTTGCTGAGGCACATGCTCTTTCACTGCTACCACACCAAGCTGAAGCAGTGGGGATCAGCTATGCTCAAGGCTCATCCGGACATGGGCAACTGTTCAGTGGGTCTCCAAAATCGCAACATTGTGCCCGAGGTCCAGGAGAGCTTCCTCTGTCTGTGGGAGCACTGTGAG ATGAATATGGATAATCCTGAGTGGTTCTACAGGCATGTAGAGATGCATGCACACTGCCTAGAAGTCAATAAGGAGAACGTACTGTTCTGTGGCTGGAAAG ACTGCGAGGCCTCGTTTAAGGGCCGGTTTAAATTGCGTGAGCACATGCGGAGTCACACTCAGGAGAAGCTGGTGGCGTGTCCAACCTGCGGTGGGATGTTTGCCAACAACACCAAATTCTTCGATCACATCCGACGACAGACCTCGATAGAGG GACAAAGGTTTCAGTGCTCTCACTGCTCAAAGCGCTTTGCCACTGAGAGGCTGCTGAGAGACCACATGAGGAATCATG TAAACCATTATAAGTGTCCACTGTGTGACATGACCTGCCCCTCGCCATCCTCCCTGAGGAACCACATCAAATTTCGCCACAGCAACGAGAAACCCTACAGCTGCGACTACTGTGAATACAG CTGCAAGAACTTGATAGATTTGCGAAAGCATCTGGAAACGCACAGCAGTGAACCGGCCTATCACTGTGACTTTGCCGATTGTGATTACTCCACCCGCTCGCTGCACTCTATCAAAAACCACTACAAACGTGTGCATGAG GGAGATTACACTCCACGTTATAAGTGccatgtgtgtgagcagtgtttTACCAGAGGGAATAACCTCACGGCACACCTGCGCAAGAAACACCAGTTCAAATGGCCTTCAGGGCATCCCAGGTTCAG ATATAAGGAGCACGAGGACGGTTTCATGCGGCTGCAGCTGATCCGCTACGAGAGCGTGGAATTGACCGAGCAGCTCATGCGGGAGCGTCAGGGAGAAGGAGACAGCAGTGAATCTGTCCCTCAAACGCAATGTCTTCAATCCGTTGAAGAGTCAGGAGAAACTGAGCTCCCTGTAACCGCAGATGAGAACACCAAGTTGAACACAAGAAGGGATCGAGAAAGAGACTACAGAACGCAAGAAGATCAAGGGAATGTGTTTATGGACCATACAAGTGAAATGGATTCGAATAGGGAAGAGACTGTGATGCGACAATTACAGGATACAGCTAAGAAGCTGGGTATGGAGGTGGTCTAA
- the dpagt1 gene encoding UDP-N-acetylglucosamine--dolichyl-phosphate N-acetylglucosaminephosphotransferase — protein sequence MSPVPLLPLIINCCMSVLGCFATLKLIPAFKDHFISARLYGKDMNKTTKNEVPESQGVISGTVFLIILFLFIPVPFLSCFVGEQCQRFPHNEFVELIGALLAICCMIFLGFADDVLNLRWRHKLLLPTMASLPLLMVYFTNFGNTVIVVPKPFRALLGMHLDLGILYYLYMGMLAVFCTNAINILAGINGIESGQALFISASIIIFNILELNGDYRDDHVFSLYFMIPFFFTTLALFYHNWYPSSVFVGDTFCYFAGMTFAVVGILGHFSKTMLLFFIPQVINFIYSLPQLFHIVPCPRHRLPRLQSDTGKLGMSYSKFKKKNLGQLGQLILKVAETLLLLDVRRGQDGDDEFIECNNMTLINLVLKILGPTHERNLTAIMLLIQVIGSVIAFGIRYHLVRLFYDV from the exons atgtctccaGTCCCTTTGCTTCCCCTCATCATCAACTGTTGCATGTCTGTTCTGGGATGTTTTGCAACACTCAAGCTTATTCCAGCCTTCAAGGACCATTTCATATCTGCCAGACTATATGGCAAGGAcatgaacaaaacaacaaagaatGAAGT CCCCGAATCTCAAGGTGTGATCAGTGGCACAGTTTTTCTCATCATCCTATTCCTCTTCATCCCTGTGCCTTTCCTCAGCTGCTTTGTAGGAGAGCAGTGTCAGCGTTTCCCTCATAACGAG TTTGTGGAGCTGATTGGTGCGCTGTTAGCCATCTGCTGCATGATCTTCCTCGGCTTTGCTGACGACGTGCTCAACCTGCGATGGAGACACAAGCTGCTGCTGCCCACTATGGCCTCATTGCCTCTCCTCATGGTCTACTTCACCAACTTCGGCAACACCGTAATAGTAGTTCCCAAACCGTTCCGAGCCCTGCTGGGGATGCATCTCGATCTGG GTATCCTGTATTATCTTTATATGGGAATGCTGGCTGTGTTCTGCACGAACGCTATCAACATCCTGGCTGGGATCAATGGCATCGAGTCCGGCCAGGCTCTCTTCATCTCCGCGTCCATCATCATTTTCAACATACTGGAGCTAAATG GAGACTACAGAGATGACCATGTTTTCTCTTTGTACTTCATGATCCCGTTCTTTTTCACCACACTTGCTCTTTTCTACCACAACTG GTACCCTTCGTCTGTGTTTGTAGGCGACACCTTCTGTTACTTCGCTGGCATGACTTTCGCCGTGGTCGGGATCCTCGGCCATTTCAGCAAAACCATGCTGCTCTTCTTCATCCCTCAAGTCATAAACTTTATCTATTCTTTGCCGCAGCTCTTCCATATAGTTCCGTGTCCTAGACATCGCCTGCCCAG ATTACAGTCTGACACCGGAAAGCTTGGGATGAGCTACTCaaagtttaaaaagaagaaCCTTGGACAATTAGGACAGCTCATACTGAAA GTGGCAGAAACATTACTGCTGCTGGATGTGCGAAGAGGTCAGGACGGAGATGATGAGTTCATCGAGTGCAATAACATGACTCTAATAAATCTAGTGCTCAAAATACTCGGGCCCACACACGAAAGAAACCTCACAGCCATTATGCTGTTAATACAG GTCATTGGGAGCGTGATCGCATTTGGAATTCGGTATCATTTGGTTCGACTCTTCTATGATGTCTAG